Genomic DNA from Macadamia integrifolia cultivar HAES 741 chromosome 6, SCU_Mint_v3, whole genome shotgun sequence:
GGTTTGCAGTTCATGGTATGGAGTTTGCATTTGGAGCCCATGAGTACCCAACAAGTGGAGTGTTTGAGGTGGAGCCGAAATGCTGTCCTGGTTTTGTCTACAGACGGTCAGTGTTGCTGGGCAGTACCGACATGTCCTGTTCAGAGTTCCGGTTATTCATGGAACAACATTCTGGAAATTATCATGGAGATTCCTATCATTTGATTGCGAAGAACTGCAACCATTTTACTGATGATGTTTGCATGCGTCTCACCGGAAAACGTATTCCTGGTTGGGTGAATCGGTTAGCTAGATTAGGTAAGAGAAGATTCTTTGTCTACACTGTTACCTTAGAGCCTACATTGTGGCTTCTGGAAAGTTTGGATTAGCTGTTCAGTTGGGGCCATGCATGAGAAATGAGGCCTGCATCTTCCCAGCTGATGTGGATGCATACGTTAAAGACACAAGTTGCAATATATttcctcttatttctttttgctttattttctttaaaagtATGGTATTCTTTATTTTGATATGGATAATTTTGAAGTCTCAGGTTCTTTCTGCAACTGTTTACTACCAGAAAGTATTCAAACTACAGCAATTAGGCATCTACCTGATCATCCACCATATTCTGGTTAGTTTCTTTTCTGGCTCGAGCATGTTGCTTCTTGAGCAAATTTATACCATTTAATTGAAtattctctctatttttttcttgtatgaGGACTTAACTTTCTATGTTTCTCGTGTTTTGCATTAGGGAGTTAAAAATCTGATTTGATGATATTCAGTTGGTTATGTAGTTTTAGTGTCCTTTTTAATGCCTTGAAG
This window encodes:
- the LOC122082849 gene encoding deSI-like protein At4g17486 isoform X3; translation: MRSFLWSSASTNEQNNGGNRAQLYLNVYDLTPINNYLYWFGLGIYHSGIEVHGMEFAFGAHEYPTSGVFEVEPKCCPGFVYRRSVLLGSTDMSCSEFRLFMEQHSGNYHGDSYHLIAKNCNHFTDDVCMRLTGKRIPGWVNRLARLGSFCNCLLPESIQTTAIRHLPDHPPYSDDDGSESVASSASADSEEERSDHHLLPTQNGDVAFINEKSVRLAKDLL
- the LOC122082849 gene encoding deSI-like protein At4g17486 isoform X4 codes for the protein MRSFLWSSASTNEQNNGGNRAQLYLNVYDLTPINNYLYWFGLGIYHSGIEVHGMEFAFGAHEYPTSGVFEVEPKCCPGFVYRRSVLLGSTDMSCSEFRLFMEQHSGNYHGDSYHLIAKNCNHFTDDVCMRLTGKRIPGWVNRLARLGSFCNCLLPESIQTTAIRHLPDHPPYSDDGSESVASSASADSEEERSDHHLLPTQNGDVAFINEKSVRLAKDLL
- the LOC122082849 gene encoding deSI-like protein At4g17486 isoform X1, which codes for MRSFLWSSASTNEQNNGGNRAQLYLNVYDLTPINNYLYWFGLGIYHSGIEVHGMEFAFGAHEYPTSGVFEVEPKCCPGFVYRRSVLLGSTDMSCSEFRLFMEQHSGNYHGDSYHLIAKNCNHFTDDVCMRLTGKRIPGWVNRLARLVSGSFCNCLLPESIQTTAIRHLPDHPPYSDDDGSESVASSASADSEEERSDHHLLPTQNGDVAFINEKSVRLAKDLL
- the LOC122082849 gene encoding deSI-like protein At4g17486 isoform X2, whose amino-acid sequence is MRSFLWSSASTNEQNNGGNRAQLYLNVYDLTPINNYLYWFGLGIYHSGIEVHGMEFAFGAHEYPTSGVFEVEPKCCPGFVYRRSVLLGSTDMSCSEFRLFMEQHSGNYHGDSYHLIAKNCNHFTDDVCMRLTGKRIPGWVNRLARLVSGSFCNCLLPESIQTTAIRHLPDHPPYSDDGSESVASSASADSEEERSDHHLLPTQNGDVAFINEKSVRLAKDLL
- the LOC122082849 gene encoding deSI-like protein At4g17486 isoform X5; the protein is MKIWFAVHGMEFAFGAHEYPTSGVFEVEPKCCPGFVYRRSVLLGSTDMSCSEFRLFMEQHSGNYHGDSYHLIAKNCNHFTDDVCMRLTGKRIPGWVNRLARLVSGSFCNCLLPESIQTTAIRHLPDHPPYSDDDGSESVASSASADSEEERSDHHLLPTQNGDVAFINEKSVRLAKDLL